The window CACTCTCATTCAGAAAAACCCCTTGCGGGGCGGATCGGAGACGGCGGCTTACGCCGCTCCAGTTAGGTTTCCCCATCACAAACCGGGGATAAAGCGAGGAAAAGGACAGGTGATAAGCGACAGGTGGTGAGGGAGGAAAACGGCCAGCGTCCTGTCGCTGGCCGGGTTGGGTGGATGGTGGCCTAATTAATCCTGTCAGTAATCAGTCTTCCTCACCGTTCTCACGTTTTATCTGTTCGCTGGCTTCATCCAGCCAGCGTTCAAAGTCGTCCAGTTCCAGCGCATCAATCTCACTCGGCTGAAAGCGAAACCATCTCGCCAGCAGAGCCTGCGCTTTCCACAGCAGCGCTGGCTGCGTTATCCAGCCCAAGTAGCTGTTGAAATCGTTTTTGCAGCGCCATGTAGTCCTGCGCGTCCATCTCATCAATGTCTTCCGGCACCAGACCGGTCATGCGCGACAGTAGCGCGTCGTCCCAGTTGCTTGGGTCATCGCTGATTTTTTTCACCGCTTTGATGTCTTTGACTTTCAGACGCTTGAGTGAAATGGAGTCCACGCGTTGACCGGCAGAAGTGGTGTAAGGGAATTGCAGAGAATAAGTTTCAGTGTGCATAACGGCTCCTTAGTAAATGTCGGGAGCAGTATCGCGTGCGGCGAGGAATAACGATTTTAAAGTGAATTAGAAAACGAAAGCGGCAGACATGAGAAAGGGGCCGAAGCCCCTGATGCAAAACGTGTAAATATTTATACGGTTCCCGGAACCCAACCCTGGAATTCATCTTCCGCAAAAAACCTTACAATACAGTCAGTTAAAGGGTATGAGGTGTCCGTCAGAAAGAATCCAGCAGCTTTCTGATCATCATCTAAATAAAAGCCATCACTTTGATCAACTTGACCAGAAATTAAACGAGCGACAGACGATGAATCCGAACCAGAACGACCAGCATATGGCAAGTTATACCCCGCATCTTCTGCCGCCTTCAAAATATACGTATCATCAGGACACTGAAAATGGATCTGATTTTCAAAATCGATAATGTCATAAATCTTAGCCATAACAACCTCACTAATTGATAGAAACGCCCGCCCCACTGACGGGCCTGGAAGATAAATTAACCGCCGATATTGGCGCGGTAGCTGTTCAGTTGATCCACGCCGCCCACCATGAAGATGTTGGACATGTAATCCAGCTCCAGCAGGTCTTCACCGTTCATCACCTGTTTGATGTAGGTGCAGTTGAACGCGCTGCTGAAATCCGGGTTTTCGTGCTGCTTGAACGTGCCCAGCGGATTCTTTTTGAACATGATGGTCATGTACGTCACCAGCGGCACTTCTTCGATACGCCCCTGAGAGCCGTAGCGTTCCACGCTGGAGCGACACTGTAGCGCCAGCGACTGGTACGGATTCGCTGCCGCCAGCATCGCTTCGCGATAGAAGGAGTTCCATTTGATCTCGCCTTCCAGCTTGTCGAAGCCCGCAGGCAGTTCGATCTTGCCGACCATGCCCAGCGCCTTGTGCTCCTGCATAATCATGGAGACATCTGGCAGTTTGATTTCCTGCGCACGCCCCAGCAGGTTAGTGCCGTTGATGTAGATGTTGGCGTTAGTAATACGGTTTACTTCAATTTTCCCGGCCATCAGTTAGTGCCCTCCAGCGTTACCAGGTATTCCGAGGTGATCTCCGTCTCAAAGGTCAGACGCTCAAGCGGCGGCGGCGGAGTGAATTTGTAGTTAAGCAACAGGTGCCCTGCCGCCAGCTCGGTTTGCTCGTTACGCGCGGCATCGAACCAGCACTTGAAGCCCAGCAGTGCACCGTCACCGATCAGCTTGCGACCGTAGGCGTTGACCGATTCCACCAGCGCATCGATCAGCGCCTGATTGATCGGCATATCGATGTACTGCTGGCTGAAGTAACGGATGGATTCGTTAATCACATCGCCAGTGCGACGCACGTTTTCGAAGTTCTTCATGTGCGTCACGGTTGGCCAGGCTGCGGTGCGGTTGCCCCACAGACGCAATCCAGAACCGTAGCTGTTGAAAATGGTGCTGATGCCCTGCTCGTTCAGCAGGTTCACTTCGCTCTGCGGATCGTCAATCATTGCGGACAGCTGGCGCTCTACGCCGGTGATCCCTTTGATTTCCTGATTGGACGACGACCACCAGAAACCTTTCTCCAGATCGACTTTGGCACGCAGGCCGGCAGCACGTGCCGACAGCGGTTCCAGACGTTCGCTGTTGGTTTCCGCGTCGTACACTTTTACGTGTGGATAGCACAGACGAGCGCGTTCAGAGCTGGTGTTGAAGTTGATCGTGCCTTCCGGGCCACGGCCGCTCAGCGCCTGCGCAAAGGTGGTACCGATTGGCGCATCGACGTAGGCAATCGCGCCCAGTTTGTCCGCCAACGCGATCAGCTCGGTCGTTACGCTGTTTTGCGTACAGAACACCGGCGAAATCAGAATCTTGGCAAAGAAGCCGTACAGGTTGTAGGTATCGTTCAGCAGCTTCATACCGGTGCGTTTGCCCGCGGCATTGATGCTGCCGATGATGTCGGCAGCAGTCACTTTCGTGACATCAGCAAAGTCATAAGACGCGTTGACCACAGCGGCGGCATCGATATTTTTACCCAGATTTTTCAGGACGCCGGTTTGCGCATCCAGCGTATAATCCTGACCTTCAACAAACGGCTGACCGCCTTCTGCCGCCGTCAGGACCAGCTTGGCAACCACGCGGTTAGCCAGTTGCGCCGTACCGGTCGCTTTGTCAAAGGTGACTTTTTCTGCGCTCACCGATGATTTGTGTTTCGCCGGATCCAGCACGTTGATAACCAGAACCGTACCCGCGCCATGATCGTAAATCGCATCCAGCGCCTGCGGGATGGTATAACCGCCGAATTGGCTACCAAACTGCGCCGCGTCCTTTTCGGACAGGCACAGCGTAACGTCATTGACTGCACCCTGCGGCGCCGTACCAATCAACCCAATTACCGCAGATTTGACGGTTTTCACCGGACGAGCACCGGTTTCAACTTCAATCGTTTCTACACCGTGTAAATAATTAGCGGCCAAGGGTCACCTCCGTTTCGCTATCAGCCAGATTCTGACCTGCGACAGGCAGCAAATAGCCCAGCGCGATCAGCGTTTTCACGTACTCATGATCTGCTGGCAGTTCAGTCACCTGAGCGGGCCAAAGCAGAATTTCCTGACCATCTGCCAGCGTGACGCCGCTGGCGGGGCCGGTATAGCGATACTTCATGCGTCTTTCTCCTCATAATTAACCGTGGTAAGCAGCGGACCATCCGTCTGCTCGCGGTCTTCGATAAACAGGGTTTCAGTGGTGCAATCGATGGCGTAATGCCAGCGTCCTTCGGTGTAACCCACGTAGCGGTCACGAACTAACCGGATACCGCGATGGCAGTCAGGCAGTCGGTATCCTCCCAACGCCTGACGGACGGTATCGAGCGTAGCCAGCACACCATCTGCACCATCCAGCTCCGGTAACAGCACGGCAACCATCAGCCGTGGCCGCTGCGTCTGAACCGGAGAATCCACATCTTCCGGTGCGGAAAATTCGGAGCCGCGATATCCCACCAGCACATCACCGAGCGTCAGACGATCGGGCTCGCTCAGAATGTTTTCTGGGCAAGACGCGATCCGCCGCGTCGGTAAGTGCTGCTGGAGGCGGGCTATCACCGCATCGATAATTGGTCTGGTATTCATATCCGTTCACCCGCTGTTTTGATGGCACACTGTTTTAGTGGCACATCGTGTTGATGGCGCTAGTATCCGGATAACGACGGGCTGCGGCTTTTAATCTGTTTTAGAAAAAACAGCGAAGTGATTTATTTGAAAAAACCGGCTAATACGCTGAAAAATAAAAATTCTTTCGATAAAAAAACGCCAGCACAACCGTGCTGGCGCAGAGGAATATGACGACACTGGTAACGCGTAAAGACAGAAGAGAAAGCCATGCAAGGGGATTACCGATCCCAGTATTTTTCCGGTCGAGCGATGCCAACCATACAATCAACGGCATACTCCACGACATCCACGCCAAGACGGGTGAGATTCGCCAGCCAGACGCCGCCCACCTCCTTGGTCAATACCGCCATCTTGCGATCGGCCAGATAATCCAGTGCATGACGCAGCTCCGGTTCTGAGGCATCGGCATACAGCCGCTGCATCAGCGCTAGCAGGAACATTTCATTCGCGGTATAAGGTCGCGTTTTGTTTAATGCGATAAGCAAATGCCAACGCATCGATTCCTGTCGGATACGCTGCGTATCAGCCATGATTGCCTCCCGAATACCGCTGCTGCACCAATTCCAGCTTGTTATAAAGCGCATCCAGCTTGGCTTCGATGACCGTCTGACCACGGATGTAATCCTCACGTCGTACGTAGATCAGTGGTAAGTCAGCACGAAATTCCAGAAACTCACGCTCCAGTCGCGTCCACCCTTGCTCACTCTTCTGACGTGCATTTTCCAGGGCGGCAAAACGCTCGTTCAGTCGCTTTTCAATCTGCGTAAGCAGAATCCGCCCGGCGGCAAACAGGAAGCTCATAAATGACAACAGCAGGCCGACCAGCGACCAGAATTCCACTTCAATCTTCACGTGTTACCTCCCCTGCCTGTTGTAGCGCTTCGATGTAATCCAGCAGCGCATTAACCTGCGCGCTTAGTGCCTGATAGCGCTCTCCGTTGTCACTGATGTTGGCGAGAATATCGCGCTGGGAGATGCCTGAAGGCTGTAGTTCGGCGTCAGCGGTTGCGCCGGAACCGGACGCTGCGCCAGTGCGGCGGGCAGCGGTGGTAACGTCTGTGGCACCGTCGGCGGACAAACCGAAAGCGGCGTTGTAGTACTGCACGAAGCCACGAGTAAACACGCACTGCACAGGCTGAGC is drawn from Pectobacterium aroidearum and contains these coding sequences:
- a CDS encoding GpE family phage tail protein, giving the protein MLWKAQALLARWFRFQPSEIDALELDDFERWLDEASEQIKRENGEED
- a CDS encoding phage tail assembly protein, translating into MHTETYSLQFPYTTSAGQRVDSISLKRLKVKDIKAVKKISDDPSNWDDALLSRMTGLVPEDIDEMDAQDYMALQKRFQQLLGLDNAASAAVESAGSAGEMVSLSAE
- a CDS encoding 2Fe-2S iron-sulfur cluster-binding protein: MAKIYDIIDFENQIHFQCPDDTYILKAAEDAGYNLPYAGRSGSDSSSVARLISGQVDQSDGFYLDDDQKAAGFFLTDTSYPLTDCIVRFFAEDEFQGWVPGTV
- a CDS encoding phage major tail tube protein; the protein is MAGKIEVNRITNANIYINGTNLLGRAQEIKLPDVSMIMQEHKALGMVGKIELPAGFDKLEGEIKWNSFYREAMLAAANPYQSLALQCRSSVERYGSQGRIEEVPLVTYMTIMFKKNPLGTFKQHENPDFSSAFNCTYIKQVMNGEDLLELDYMSNIFMVGGVDQLNSYRANIGG
- a CDS encoding phage tail sheath subtilisin-like domain-containing protein encodes the protein MAANYLHGVETIEVETGARPVKTVKSAVIGLIGTAPQGAVNDVTLCLSEKDAAQFGSQFGGYTIPQALDAIYDHGAGTVLVINVLDPAKHKSSVSAEKVTFDKATGTAQLANRVVAKLVLTAAEGGQPFVEGQDYTLDAQTGVLKNLGKNIDAAAVVNASYDFADVTKVTAADIIGSINAAGKRTGMKLLNDTYNLYGFFAKILISPVFCTQNSVTTELIALADKLGAIAYVDAPIGTTFAQALSGRGPEGTINFNTSSERARLCYPHVKVYDAETNSERLEPLSARAAGLRAKVDLEKGFWWSSSNQEIKGITGVERQLSAMIDDPQSEVNLLNEQGISTIFNSYGSGLRLWGNRTAAWPTVTHMKNFENVRRTGDVINESIRYFSQQYIDMPINQALIDALVESVNAYGRKLIGDGALLGFKCWFDAARNEQTELAAGHLLLNYKFTPPPPLERLTFETEITSEYLVTLEGTN
- a CDS encoding Gp37 family protein, translating into MNTRPIIDAVIARLQQHLPTRRIASCPENILSEPDRLTLGDVLVGYRGSEFSAPEDVDSPVQTQRPRLMVAVLLPELDGADGVLATLDTVRQALGGYRLPDCHRGIRLVRDRYVGYTEGRWHYAIDCTTETLFIEDREQTDGPLLTTVNYEEKDA